Proteins encoded by one window of Sphaerodactylus townsendi isolate TG3544 linkage group LG04, MPM_Stown_v2.3, whole genome shotgun sequence:
- the LOC125430501 gene encoding basic proline-rich protein-like — PPPPPPPPPTPPPPHPPPPPPPPPPTPPPPHPPPPPPPPPPTPPPPHPPPPPPPPPPTPPPPHPPPPPPPPPPTPPPPHPPPPPPPPPPTPPPPHPPPPPPPPPPTPPPPHPPPPPPPPPPTPPPPHPPPPPPPPPPTPPPPHPPPPPPPPPPTPPPPHPPPPPPPPPPTPPPPHPPPPPPPPPPTPPPPHPPPPPPPPPPTPPPPHPPPPPPPPPPTPPPPHPPPPPPPPPPTPPPPHPPPPPPPPPPTPPPPHPPPPPPPPPPTPPPPHPPPPPPPPPPTPPPPHPPPPPPPPPPTPPPPHPPPPPPPPPPTPPPPHPPPPPPPPPPTPPPPHPPPPPPPPPPTPPPPHPPPPPPPPPPTPPPPHPPPPPPPPPPTPPPPHPPPPPPPPPPTPPPPHPPPPPPPPPPTPPPPHPPPPPPPPPPTPPPPHPPPPPPPPPPTPPPPHPPPPPPPPPPTPPPPHPPPPPPPPPPTPPPPHPPPPPPPPPPTPPPPHPPPPPP, encoded by the coding sequence cccccccccccacccccccccccccccacccccccccccccccacccccccccccccccacccccccccccccccacccccccccccccccacccccccccccccccacccccccccccccccacccccccccccccccacccccccccccccccacccccccccccccccacccccccccccccccacccccccccccccccacccccccccccccccacccccccccccccccacccccccccccccccacccccccccccccccacccccccccccccccacccccccccccccccacccccccccccccccacccccccccccccccacccccccccccccccacccccccccccccccacccccccccccccccacccccccccccccccacccccccccccccccacccccccccccccccacccccccccccccccacccccccccccccccacccccccccccccccacccccccccccccccacccccccccccccccacccccccccccccccacccccccccccccccacccccccccccccccacccccccccccccccacccccccccccccccacccccccccccccccacccccccccccccccacccccccccccccccacccccccccccccccacccccccccccccccacccccccccccccccacccccccccccccccacccccccccccccccacccccccccccccccacccccccccccccccacccccccccccccccacccccccccccccccacccccccccccccccacccccccccccccccacccccccccccccccacccccccccccccccacccccccccccccccacccccccccccccccacccccccccccccccacccccccccccccccacccccccccccccccacccccccccccccccacccccccccccccccacccccccccccccccacccccccccccccccacccccccccccccccacccccccccccccccacccccccccccccccacccccccccccccccacccccccccccccccacccccccccccccccacccccccccccccccacccccccccccccccacccccccccccccccacccccccccccccccacccccccccccccccacccccccccccccccacccccccccccccccacccccccccccccccacccccccccccccccacccccccccccccccacccccccccccccccacccccccccccccccacccccccccccccccacccccccccccccccacccccccccccccccacccccccccccccccacccccccccccccccacccccccccccccccacccccccccccccccacccccccccccccccacccccccccccccccacccccccccccccccacccccccccccccccacccccccccccccccacccccccccccccccacccccccccccccccaccc